The region GGCGTGCGGCCGGCCACCGTCATCGAACTCGCCGACCAGACCGGCTACCGGGGTCTGCCTACGGCCGACGTGGACGAACTCGCCGCCTGGATGGTGCGCGGCGCACATCGCCTGGACCTCACCCTGTACCTCGAGACCTTCGCCCACACCGTCGGGGTCATGCAGAGCCCCGAGGCGCTCGCCCGGGTGGCTCGCGAGTGCGCCGAGGATCTCGCCGCCGACGGCGTCGTCTACGCCGAGGTCCGCTTCGCCCCGGAGCTCCATGTGGAGGCCGGGCTGTCCCTCGACGCCGTCGTGGAGGCCGTCACCGCCGGGTTCGCCGAAGGCTCCGCCGGCCGGGGAATCCGCATCGGCACCCTCCTGACAGCCATGCGGACGGCGGCCCGTTCACTCGAGATCGCCGAGCTCGCGGTCCGCTGGCGTGACCGTGGCGTCGTCGGTTTCGACATCGCCGGCGCCGAGGCGGGCAACCCGCCCACCCGTCACCTCGACGCCTTCCAGTACATCCACCGCGAGAACTTCCACATCACCATCCACGCCGGAGAGGCCTACGGCCCACCGTCGATCTGGGAAGCCGTCCAGTACTGCGGCGCGGAGCGCCTCGGCCACGGTGTACGCATCGTCGACGACATCACCACCGGCGACGACGGGGAACCGGTCCTCGGACCACTGGCCGCCTACATCCGTGACCTCCGCATCCCCCTGGAGCTGTGTCCCACCTCCAACGTGCACACCGGGGCCGCGGCGTCGATCGCCGAGCATCCCATCAAGATGCTCACCGACCTCCGATTCCGCGTGACCATGAACACCGACAACCGCCTGATGAGCGCCACGACGATGTCTCAGGAGTTCGCGACGTGCGCCGAGGCGTTCGGCTGGGACTGGTCCCGCCTTCGGTGGATGACGATCAACGCGATGAAGAGCGCCTTCATCCCCTTCGACGAACGCCTCGCTCTCATCGACGACGTCATCAAGCCCGGCTACGCCGAACTGCTCGCCGCACGGTGACCGCCGTCGATGTGGTGGCGCTCGACGCCGATGACACCCTCTGGGAGAACGAGGTCATGTTCGCCGCGGTACACGACCGGTTGCGTGAGCTCGTGACCAGGTACTGCGGACCGGACCTCGACGTCGATGCCGCTCTCGCCGACGTGGAGCGCTCCAACCTCGAGATCTTCGGCTACGGCGTGAAGGCCTTCACGCTGTCGATGATCGAGACCGCCATCACTCTCACCGACAGCCGCGTCCCGGCGAGGGAGATCCACGAGATCGTCGAATGGGGCAAATGGATCCTCAACCACCCCGTCGAGCTGCTGCCGGGGGTGGCCGAGACCGTGCCCACACTCGCCTCGGAGTACCGGCTCGTGCTCATCACCAAGGGCGACCTGTTGAACCAGGAGGCCAAGTTCGCCGGTTCAGGACTCGCTGACCACTTCGACGTGGTCGAGATCGTCGCTGAGAAGAACACCGACACCTACAGGCGAGTTCTGGACGCGCATGACATCGATCCGGCCACCTTCGTCATGGTCGGCAACTCGATGCGCTCCGACATCGTGCCGGTGGTTGCCATCGGCGGCCGCGCGATCCACGTCGCCGCGCAGTACACGTGGGAGCTCGAGACGGTCGATGCGCAGACCCGGGCGGCCCACGCGAACGGCTACGTGGAGCTGGACGATTTCGCCGCACTCCCGACCGTGCTCGCACAGATGGCCGACGGGGCGCTGTGAGCTGCGCTCGATGACACCGACGCGATGACCCCCACGGTGGTCGCCGTCGGGGACCTGATGACCGACATCGTCGTCGAGCTGGGCGGCCCGATCGCGCTCGGGACCGACACCCGAGCCCGCATCACACACCGTCGCGGTGGAGCGGCCGCCAACTTCGCGGTCGCCGCGGCAGGCCTCGGTGCCCACGTCCGCTTCGTCGCAAACGTCGGTGACGACGCCGACGGACGCGCGCTCGAAGACGCTCTCCGTGCCGCGGATGTCGAGCCGAGACTCAGCCGGGGCGGACGGACGGGCACGATCGTCGTGCTGGTCGACGACAGCGGTGAGCGGACGATGCTCAACGACCGTGCCTCCGCCTCCGAGTTGGCGGAGCTGCCCGCCGGCCTCCTCGACGAAGCCGACGCCCTCGCCCTGACGGGCTACTCGTTCCTCGCCGACCCGGAACGCGAGACGGTCACCGCACTTGCAGCGAGCG is a window of Acidimicrobiales bacterium DNA encoding:
- a CDS encoding adenosine deaminase; translated protein: MTTPTLTEIRSAPKVLLHDHLDGGVRPATVIELADQTGYRGLPTADVDELAAWMVRGAHRLDLTLYLETFAHTVGVMQSPEALARVARECAEDLAADGVVYAEVRFAPELHVEAGLSLDAVVEAVTAGFAEGSAGRGIRIGTLLTAMRTAARSLEIAELAVRWRDRGVVGFDIAGAEAGNPPTRHLDAFQYIHRENFHITIHAGEAYGPPSIWEAVQYCGAERLGHGVRIVDDITTGDDGEPVLGPLAAYIRDLRIPLELCPTSNVHTGAAASIAEHPIKMLTDLRFRVTMNTDNRLMSATTMSQEFATCAEAFGWDWSRLRWMTINAMKSAFIPFDERLALIDDVIKPGYAELLAAR
- a CDS encoding HAD family hydrolase; translation: MTAVDVVALDADDTLWENEVMFAAVHDRLRELVTRYCGPDLDVDAALADVERSNLEIFGYGVKAFTLSMIETAITLTDSRVPAREIHEIVEWGKWILNHPVELLPGVAETVPTLASEYRLVLITKGDLLNQEAKFAGSGLADHFDVVEIVAEKNTDTYRRVLDAHDIDPATFVMVGNSMRSDIVPVVAIGGRAIHVAAQYTWELETVDAQTRAAHANGYVELDDFAALPTVLAQMADGAL
- a CDS encoding carbohydrate kinase family protein, with product MTPTVVAVGDLMTDIVVELGGPIALGTDTRARITHRRGGAAANFAVAAAGLGAHVRFVANVGDDADGRALEDALRAADVEPRLSRGGRTGTIVVLVDDSGERTMLNDRASASELAELPAGLLDEADALALTGYSFLADPERETVTALAASALAAGIPVIVDIASAGAVATLGVDEFLTRLAAVAPTVVHCNEDEAQLVATVQPVRELAGTVVVHRGDAPAMVHRGVDSTGVPPLVVEHVTDSTGAGDAFVAGWSVAFLNGADALDATRSGHAAAAAHLHRQETSRAPR